A DNA window from Streptomyces sp. B21-083 contains the following coding sequences:
- the pdxS gene encoding pyridoxal 5'-phosphate synthase lyase subunit PdxS, with translation MAEQLKGGVIMDVVNAEQAKIAEDAGAVAVMALERVPADIRKDGGVARMSDPDMIEGIIEAVSIPVMAKSRIGHFVEAQVLQSLGVDYIDESEVLTPADEVNHSDKWAFTTPFVCGATSLGEALRRIAEGAAMIRSKGEAGTGNVVEAVRHLRQIKNEIARLRGYDNNELYAAAKELRAPYELVQEVADLGRLPVVLFSAGGVATPADAALMRQLGAEGVFVGSGIFKSGDPAKRAAAIVKATTFYDDPKIIADASRNLGEAMVGINCDTLPESERYANRGW, from the coding sequence ATGGCCGAGCAGCTCAAGGGCGGTGTGATCATGGACGTGGTCAACGCCGAGCAGGCCAAGATCGCCGAGGACGCCGGCGCCGTCGCCGTCATGGCCCTGGAGCGTGTCCCGGCGGACATCCGTAAGGACGGCGGCGTGGCCCGTATGTCCGACCCGGACATGATCGAGGGCATCATCGAGGCCGTGTCCATCCCGGTCATGGCGAAGTCGCGCATCGGTCACTTCGTCGAGGCCCAGGTCCTGCAGTCCCTCGGGGTCGACTACATCGACGAGTCCGAGGTGCTCACCCCGGCCGACGAGGTCAACCACTCCGACAAGTGGGCCTTCACCACCCCCTTCGTATGTGGCGCCACCAGCCTCGGAGAGGCCCTGCGCCGTATCGCCGAGGGCGCGGCGATGATCCGCTCCAAGGGCGAGGCCGGCACCGGCAACGTCGTCGAGGCCGTCCGCCACCTGCGGCAGATCAAGAACGAGATCGCCCGTCTGCGCGGCTACGACAACAACGAGCTGTACGCCGCCGCCAAGGAACTGCGTGCCCCGTACGAGCTCGTCCAGGAGGTCGCCGATCTCGGCAGGCTGCCGGTCGTGCTGTTCTCCGCCGGCGGTGTGGCGACCCCCGCCGACGCCGCGCTCATGCGTCAGCTGGGCGCCGAGGGCGTCTTCGTCGGCTCCGGCATCTTCAAGTCGGGCGACCCCGCCAAGCGCGCCGCCGCCATCGTGAAGGCGACCACCTTCTACGACGACCCGAAGATCATCGCGGACGCGTCCCGCAACCTCGGCGAGGCCATGGTCGGCATCAACTGCGACACGCTGCCCGAGTCCGAGCGCTACGCGAACCGGGGCTGGTAG